A stretch of the Sorangium aterium genome encodes the following:
- a CDS encoding HAD family hydrolase: protein MFKAILWDNDGVLVDTEGLYFQATRETIASVGVDLTIGDYRQLFLVEARGAWHLASARGVDEAAVRRLADERDRRYLELVAGGDTLLPGVREVVTELAARFRMAIVTSSKPEPFQRAHAATGLLRWFEFALTRDQYARAKPDPEPYRIACERLGLAARDVLVIEDSERGLRSAKAAGLTCWVVPSPLTAPSDFTGADAELGSLREVLVRLGGA, encoded by the coding sequence GTGTTCAAGGCCATCCTCTGGGACAACGATGGAGTCCTCGTCGACACCGAAGGGCTTTACTTCCAGGCGACGCGCGAGACGATCGCGTCGGTCGGCGTCGACCTCACCATCGGCGACTATCGCCAGCTGTTCCTCGTCGAAGCGCGCGGCGCCTGGCACCTCGCCAGCGCTCGCGGGGTCGACGAGGCGGCCGTGCGGCGGCTGGCCGATGAGAGGGATCGCCGGTACCTCGAGCTCGTCGCGGGCGGAGACACGCTGTTGCCGGGCGTGCGCGAGGTCGTCACGGAGCTCGCCGCGCGCTTTCGCATGGCGATCGTCACGAGCAGCAAGCCCGAGCCGTTCCAACGAGCGCACGCGGCGACGGGCCTCCTGCGGTGGTTCGAGTTCGCGCTCACGCGGGACCAGTACGCGCGCGCCAAGCCGGACCCCGAGCCGTACCGGATCGCCTGCGAGCGGCTGGGGCTCGCGGCGCGCGATGTCCTCGTGATCGAGGACTCCGAGCGCGGGCTCCGGTCGGCCAAGGCCGCGGGCCTGACGTGCTGGGTCGTCCCGTCGCCGCTCACCGCGCCGTCGGACTTCACCGGCGCGGACGCGGAGCTCGGATCGCTGCGCGAGGTGCTCGTTCGCCTCGGAGGAGCGTGA
- a CDS encoding PAS domain-containing protein yields MREELDEAGRLRAENAELRARVEALEKALAERSNGHAQNGAAPAGAEALDALEGLPTAVPAVIHWRLDGEVTYWNDSAERLFGWSASEAVGRPLADLVGAVPVSAAAARAFNFAREESRFAATMSECRTKGGHALSCRWTYAVLRDGRGDAYELAALVDDTSDRERREKTVQGRYQLLLQLVDNARSSIFVKDTAGRYVLANRLHAQMMNRHVLELIGRDEFELAAVDPAASEMIVAKEREVMTGGQVMQFEEVVPIGGAQHHFFTVKFPIHDERGAPIGMGGIVTEITSLKRAEAERAALQEEIIFAQQAALRELSTPLIPLADRVVAMPLVGTIDSGRAEQIMETLLSGISSQGAHTAILDITGVRAVDTHVADALTRTARAAQLLGTRVVLTGVRPEVAQTLVTLGVDLSGITTLSTLQSGIAHALRHARR; encoded by the coding sequence ATGCGCGAAGAGCTGGACGAGGCAGGGCGGCTCAGGGCAGAGAACGCAGAGCTACGCGCGCGCGTGGAGGCGCTGGAGAAGGCGCTGGCGGAGCGCTCCAACGGTCACGCGCAGAACGGAGCCGCGCCGGCAGGCGCGGAGGCCCTCGATGCGCTCGAGGGGCTGCCCACGGCGGTGCCGGCGGTGATCCACTGGCGCCTGGACGGCGAGGTGACGTACTGGAACGACAGCGCCGAGCGCCTCTTCGGCTGGAGCGCGAGCGAGGCCGTCGGCCGCCCGCTGGCCGACCTCGTGGGCGCGGTCCCCGTGTCCGCCGCCGCGGCGCGGGCGTTCAACTTCGCCCGGGAGGAGAGCCGCTTCGCCGCGACCATGAGCGAGTGCAGGACGAAGGGAGGTCACGCGCTCAGCTGCCGATGGACCTACGCCGTGCTGCGCGACGGCCGAGGCGACGCGTACGAGCTCGCGGCGCTCGTCGATGACACCAGCGACCGGGAGCGGAGGGAGAAGACGGTGCAGGGGCGGTATCAGCTGCTCCTGCAGCTCGTGGACAACGCGCGGAGCTCCATCTTCGTCAAGGACACCGCAGGGCGCTACGTCCTCGCCAACCGTCTGCATGCGCAAATGATGAATAGGCACGTCCTCGAGCTCATCGGTCGAGATGAGTTCGAGCTCGCCGCCGTGGACCCCGCGGCCAGCGAGATGATCGTGGCGAAGGAGCGCGAGGTGATGACCGGCGGGCAGGTCATGCAGTTCGAGGAGGTGGTGCCGATAGGCGGCGCTCAACACCACTTCTTCACGGTCAAATTCCCGATCCACGACGAGCGCGGCGCGCCGATCGGCATGGGCGGCATCGTGACCGAGATCACGTCGCTGAAGCGCGCGGAGGCGGAGCGGGCCGCGCTGCAGGAGGAGATCATCTTCGCGCAGCAGGCCGCCCTCCGGGAGCTGTCCACGCCGCTCATCCCGCTCGCCGACCGGGTGGTCGCGATGCCGCTCGTGGGGACGATCGACAGCGGGCGCGCAGAGCAGATCATGGAGACGCTGCTCTCCGGCATCAGCAGCCAGGGCGCCCACACGGCGATCCTGGACATCACCGGCGTGCGCGCCGTCGACACGCACGTCGCGGACGCGCTGACGCGCACCGCGCGCGCCGCCCAGCTGCTCGGCACCCGCGTGGTGCTCACCGGCGTCCGCCCGGAGGTGGCGCAGACGCTCGTCACGCTCGGCGTGGATCTCTCCGGGATCACCACGCTGAGCACGCTGCAGAGCGGCATCGCGCACGCCCTCCGCCACGCCAGACGGTAG
- a CDS encoding DUF4159 domain-containing protein: protein MVLALVLVSALLLLAVPRPVRAFGEEGAWNPRPLLTGDARWEGVRATAPARWSFELERRTSAPARRNPTTVRADDPALLAEPFAFWGGEGDLPPLTEREVFGLRRFLALGGVLLVDDFAPGSGAFGRAARRELARVLPEGSPIPIGTENVVFRSFYLLPRAVGRVEGPPKLSAIVRGGMPQVIFSDHDLAGALARSEGGGPSVEVTPGGEAQRERAFRLAVNIAMYVLCSNYKDDQVHAPFLMRRRAIDDNRPRSAPSRP, encoded by the coding sequence ATGGTCTTGGCGCTGGTGCTGGTCTCCGCGCTGCTCCTCCTCGCGGTGCCGCGCCCCGTGCGCGCCTTCGGCGAGGAGGGGGCGTGGAACCCGCGGCCGCTGCTGACGGGCGACGCGCGATGGGAGGGGGTGCGCGCCACCGCCCCCGCGCGCTGGTCGTTCGAGCTGGAGCGGCGGACGAGCGCGCCGGCGCGCCGCAACCCGACCACGGTCCGCGCCGACGACCCGGCGCTGCTCGCCGAGCCGTTCGCGTTCTGGGGCGGCGAGGGCGATCTCCCGCCGCTCACCGAGCGCGAGGTCTTCGGCTTGCGCCGCTTCCTGGCGCTCGGCGGCGTGCTCCTCGTCGACGACTTCGCCCCGGGGAGCGGCGCGTTCGGCCGCGCCGCGCGGCGCGAGCTCGCCCGCGTCCTGCCGGAGGGCTCTCCCATCCCGATCGGCACGGAGAACGTCGTCTTCCGCTCCTTCTATCTCCTCCCGCGCGCCGTCGGCCGGGTCGAGGGCCCGCCGAAGCTCTCCGCGATCGTGCGCGGCGGCATGCCGCAGGTGATCTTCTCCGACCACGACCTCGCCGGCGCCCTGGCGCGCTCGGAGGGCGGGGGGCCGAGCGTCGAGGTCACGCCCGGGGGCGAGGCGCAGCGGGAGCGCGCGTTCCGCCTGGCCGTGAACATCGCGATGTACGTGCTCTGCTCGAACTACAAGGACGATCAGGTGCACGCGCCCTTCCTGATGCGCCGCCGCGCCATCGACGACAACCGACCCCGCTCCGCGCCTTCGCGGCCGTGA
- a CDS encoding ABC transporter substrate-binding protein, with the protein MHSPDSRRLFLQRLASLVAVPLLAPACSRSQSPEGDGRASSASPQGSAPATPSQGAPAAPATAAQSAPAAKVKLALNWVPEPEFGGFYAARESGAFAKEGLDVEILGGGAGVPVVQMVAGGQVDFGISGADEVLTARARGADVLPLLAVFQTSPQAIMTHESRGAKSIADILKSGTLAIEPGLPYAAYLKKKYGFDKVKVVPYDGGVARFVADKDFSQQCFITAEPIAAKRKGSDPAAFLVATEGFNPYVVVVITRAALWKENPERVRAFVRATREGWRTYLQDPTRSNEIMAKLNTSMDAETFVAAAEAQRPLIETPETKEKGLGVMTSERWETLAKQLVDLGVLQKAPPIDEVLVAMR; encoded by the coding sequence ATGCACTCCCCCGACAGCCGCCGGTTGTTCCTGCAACGCCTCGCCTCCCTGGTCGCCGTCCCCCTCCTCGCCCCCGCCTGCTCGCGCTCGCAATCGCCGGAAGGCGACGGGCGCGCGTCGTCCGCGTCCCCGCAAGGAAGCGCGCCGGCCACGCCTTCCCAGGGCGCGCCGGCCGCGCCCGCCACGGCTGCCCAGAGCGCGCCGGCCGCGAAGGTGAAGCTCGCCCTCAACTGGGTCCCGGAGCCCGAGTTCGGCGGGTTCTACGCCGCGCGCGAGTCGGGCGCGTTCGCCAAGGAGGGGCTCGACGTCGAGATCCTCGGCGGCGGCGCCGGCGTGCCGGTCGTCCAGATGGTGGCCGGCGGGCAGGTGGATTTCGGCATCTCCGGCGCCGACGAGGTGCTCACCGCCCGCGCCCGCGGCGCGGACGTGCTCCCCCTCCTCGCCGTGTTCCAGACCTCGCCGCAGGCCATCATGACCCACGAGAGCCGCGGCGCGAAGAGCATCGCCGACATCCTCAAGTCGGGCACGCTCGCGATCGAGCCGGGGCTGCCTTACGCCGCCTACCTCAAGAAGAAGTACGGGTTCGACAAGGTGAAGGTCGTGCCGTACGACGGCGGCGTCGCCCGCTTCGTCGCCGACAAGGACTTCTCCCAGCAGTGCTTCATCACGGCCGAGCCGATCGCGGCCAAGCGCAAGGGGAGCGACCCCGCCGCGTTCCTGGTGGCCACCGAGGGGTTCAACCCGTACGTCGTCGTCGTGATCACGCGCGCAGCGCTCTGGAAGGAGAACCCGGAGCGCGTCCGCGCGTTCGTCCGCGCGACGCGCGAGGGCTGGCGCACCTACCTCCAGGATCCGACGCGGTCCAACGAGATCATGGCCAAGCTCAACACCTCGATGGACGCGGAGACCTTCGTCGCCGCGGCCGAGGCGCAGCGGCCGCTGATCGAGACCCCCGAGACCAAGGAGAAGGGCCTCGGCGTGATGACCAGCGAACGCTGGGAGACGCTCGCGAAGCAGCTCGTCGACCTCGGCGTGCTCCAGAAGGCGCCGCCGATCGACGAGGTGCTCGTCGCGATGCGCTGA
- a CDS encoding class I SAM-dependent DNA methyltransferase, translating to MTDVVGKLWGFCHTLRHDGIDHGDYIEQITYLLFLKMAAERGIDLSRVEHRTPRGEVDATDCSWPALRARSGQALLDRYADVLRSLDGAPGVLGEIYAGSQPRFKSPASLGKLVDLIDEIEWTRLGVDIQAAAYEGLLEKAAAEGKKGAGQYFTPRALIQSIVRCIRPDPQGKPGFSLCDPACGTGGFLVAAWEWIEAEARGALDREAARRIKAGAFFGQELVARPRRLALMNLVLHGIEPRITLGDSIDAPPPDERFDVILTNPPFGTKGAHETPRREDFAIATANKQLNFIQHVLTILRPGGRAAMVLPDHCLFADQAGAVLEIVAGGCDLHTVLRLPHGTFTPYSAGVKANVVFFTKGRATERVWIYDARTGVPSITKKGRPLSPAHFAEFERCYGGDPDGRGAREAASSSEGRFRSFELREVKEREFKLDGLRWLREESLDEAGEPPEPEELATDALQELAEAVAALNRVLTLLEGGAKAAEA from the coding sequence ATGACCGACGTTGTTGGAAAGCTCTGGGGGTTCTGCCACACGCTGCGCCACGACGGCATCGACCACGGGGACTACATCGAGCAGATCACCTACCTGCTCTTCCTGAAGATGGCCGCCGAGAGGGGCATCGATCTCTCGCGCGTCGAGCACAGGACGCCCCGCGGCGAGGTCGATGCGACGGACTGCTCCTGGCCCGCGCTGCGCGCGCGCAGCGGGCAAGCGCTGCTCGACCGCTACGCCGACGTCCTCCGATCCCTCGACGGAGCCCCGGGCGTCCTCGGGGAGATCTACGCGGGCTCACAGCCGCGCTTCAAGAGCCCCGCGAGCCTCGGGAAGCTCGTCGACCTCATCGACGAGATCGAGTGGACGCGCCTCGGCGTGGACATCCAGGCCGCGGCGTACGAGGGCCTGCTCGAGAAGGCCGCCGCCGAGGGAAAGAAGGGCGCGGGGCAGTACTTCACGCCCCGCGCCCTGATCCAGTCGATCGTGCGGTGCATCAGGCCCGATCCGCAGGGGAAGCCGGGCTTCTCCCTCTGCGACCCGGCGTGCGGCACCGGGGGCTTCCTTGTCGCCGCCTGGGAGTGGATCGAGGCCGAGGCGCGGGGAGCGCTCGACCGGGAGGCGGCGCGCCGGATCAAGGCCGGGGCGTTCTTCGGCCAGGAGCTCGTCGCGCGCCCCCGCCGGCTCGCGTTGATGAACCTGGTCCTCCACGGGATCGAGCCGAGGATCACCCTCGGCGACTCGATCGACGCCCCGCCGCCGGACGAGCGGTTCGACGTGATCCTGACGAACCCGCCGTTCGGCACGAAGGGGGCGCACGAGACGCCGCGCCGCGAGGATTTTGCGATCGCGACAGCGAACAAGCAGCTCAACTTCATCCAGCACGTGCTGACGATCCTGAGGCCTGGCGGCCGGGCGGCGATGGTCCTGCCGGACCATTGCCTGTTCGCCGACCAGGCAGGCGCGGTGCTCGAGATCGTCGCCGGGGGCTGCGACCTCCACACGGTGCTCCGCCTGCCGCACGGGACCTTCACGCCGTACAGCGCCGGGGTGAAGGCCAACGTCGTCTTCTTCACGAAGGGCCGGGCGACGGAGAGGGTCTGGATCTACGACGCCAGGACGGGCGTCCCGTCGATCACCAAGAAGGGCCGGCCGCTGTCTCCAGCGCACTTCGCGGAGTTCGAGCGGTGCTACGGCGGCGACCCCGACGGGCGCGGGGCGCGCGAGGCGGCGAGCTCCAGCGAGGGTCGGTTCCGCAGCTTCGAGCTCCGCGAGGTGAAGGAGCGAGAGTTCAAGCTCGACGGGCTGAGGTGGCTCAGGGAGGAGTCGCTCGACGAGGCCGGCGAGCCGCCCGAGCCGGAGGAGCTGGCGACCGACGCCCTCCAGGAGCTGGCGGAGGCGGTCGCCGCGCTGAACCGCGTGCTCACGCTGCTCGAGGGCGGGGCGAAGGCGGCGGAGGCGTGA
- a CDS encoding ABC transporter permease yields the protein MRPTPLQAVAPPLAALVILLALWEALARALSIPAYLLPPPSDVARAGAVDAGPLLAGAVTTAKAALAGFFLSAVVGVLAAIALASSRPLERALYPYTVFLQTVPIVAIAPLLVLWCGPGLRAVAVSAFIVSVFPVIANTLTGLRSVEPALRDLFRLYGAGRFATLRKLELPSALPHLVTGLRIAAGLAVIGAIVGEFVAGFSEDAAGLGILVLSAYRQLRTDLLFAAVLLASGLGLALFGAVDLAGRRLLRRWHPSEINR from the coding sequence GTGCGACCCACCCCGCTCCAAGCCGTCGCGCCGCCGCTCGCCGCGCTCGTGATCCTGCTCGCGCTCTGGGAGGCGCTCGCCCGAGCGCTCAGCATCCCTGCCTACCTCCTGCCGCCCCCCTCGGACGTGGCGCGGGCGGGCGCGGTGGACGCCGGCCCCCTGCTCGCCGGCGCGGTCACGACGGCGAAGGCCGCGCTCGCGGGCTTCTTCCTCAGCGCCGTGGTCGGCGTGCTCGCCGCCATCGCGCTCGCCTCGTCGCGCCCGCTCGAGCGGGCGCTCTATCCCTATACCGTCTTCCTGCAGACCGTCCCGATCGTCGCCATCGCCCCGCTGCTCGTGCTCTGGTGCGGCCCCGGCCTGCGCGCGGTCGCGGTCTCGGCGTTCATCGTCTCCGTGTTCCCGGTCATCGCGAACACGCTCACCGGCCTGCGCTCCGTCGAGCCCGCGCTGCGGGATCTCTTCCGGCTCTACGGGGCCGGCCGCTTCGCCACGCTCCGCAAGCTCGAGCTGCCCTCGGCGCTCCCCCACCTCGTGACGGGGCTCCGCATCGCGGCGGGCCTCGCGGTCATCGGCGCGATCGTCGGGGAGTTCGTCGCCGGCTTCTCGGAGGACGCCGCCGGCCTGGGCATCCTGGTCCTCTCCGCCTATCGCCAGCTGCGCACGGATCTGCTCTTCGCCGCCGTGCTGCTCGCCTCCGGGCTCGGCCTCGCGCTCTTCGGCGCCGTCGACCTCGCCGGCAGGCGGCTCTTGCGGCGCTGGCATCCTTCGGAGATCAATCGCTGA
- a CDS encoding SMP-30/gluconolactonase/LRE family protein, with the protein MACGALVLLSAVSPLIPGPALAQGGCYGEIKTFATVPAAPGFPEGIAVHGNRVYVSGPATFGTAGQGPSKIAVFDRDSKVQKNTIVVAGEALGAEHALSCIAVDDDGRVYALSTQLGLLRFTKTGHGYVQEGYGDPLPDLPACGMAAPGQACSPTPFPTPPLPNDIAFDEEGYAYVTDSLQATIFRYAPGGGAPEIWFQSTALVGSGDLPIGVNGIRLDPEREHVYFSVTFSPTDTSLGSIYRLPLVDAPEEADLELVHDYDAGEAPDGFTFGKSGKLYVALAAANAISVLDEHGVEKSRIESAPGEEIPLDAPANVAFNDPAQMLLIVNHASFTRNPEHFGVLRVWVGDKADPLEKPSLP; encoded by the coding sequence TTGGCCTGCGGCGCGCTGGTGCTCCTCTCCGCCGTGTCGCCGCTGATCCCGGGTCCGGCGCTGGCGCAGGGGGGATGCTACGGCGAGATCAAGACGTTCGCGACGGTTCCGGCGGCTCCGGGGTTCCCCGAAGGGATCGCGGTCCATGGCAATCGGGTCTACGTCTCCGGTCCAGCGACGTTCGGCACCGCAGGTCAAGGCCCGTCCAAGATCGCTGTATTCGACAGGGACAGCAAAGTCCAGAAGAATACGATCGTGGTGGCGGGCGAGGCGCTCGGCGCCGAGCATGCCCTGAGCTGCATCGCCGTCGACGACGACGGCCGCGTCTACGCGCTCAGCACGCAGCTCGGCCTCCTGCGCTTCACGAAGACTGGACACGGATATGTCCAGGAGGGCTACGGCGATCCGCTGCCGGATCTACCGGCTTGTGGGATGGCCGCGCCGGGACAGGCGTGCTCGCCGACGCCCTTCCCGACGCCGCCGCTACCGAACGATATCGCCTTCGACGAGGAGGGTTACGCGTATGTGACCGACTCGCTGCAGGCGACGATCTTCCGCTACGCGCCCGGCGGCGGCGCGCCGGAGATCTGGTTCCAGAGCACGGCCCTCGTCGGCAGCGGCGACCTGCCGATCGGCGTGAACGGGATCCGGCTCGATCCGGAGCGGGAGCACGTCTATTTCTCTGTGACGTTCTCCCCGACGGATACGAGCCTGGGATCCATCTACCGGCTCCCCCTCGTCGACGCCCCCGAAGAGGCCGATCTGGAGCTGGTCCACGACTACGATGCTGGCGAGGCGCCCGACGGGTTCACGTTCGGCAAGTCGGGGAAGCTCTATGTCGCGCTCGCGGCGGCCAACGCGATCTCGGTGCTCGACGAGCACGGGGTCGAAAAGTCGCGCATCGAGAGCGCACCAGGGGAGGAGATTCCCCTCGACGCCCCCGCCAACGTGGCCTTCAACGACCCGGCGCAGATGCTGCTCATCGTGAATCACGCGAGCTTCACAAGGAACCCCGAGCACTTCGGGGTGCTGAGGGTCTGGGTCGGCGACAAGGCCGATCCGCTCGAGAAGCCGTCGCTTCCTTGA
- a CDS encoding glutamine amidotransferase encodes MTRSFAPSGDLSSPVVAVACVVAALSFGLLVLELVRARGRAAGAVGAPSARAALGTALTGALAVLGLLAAILRPVAVTSRGSLVGPKVVVLVDGSRSMDLPGVAGTRRDSAARALEELGKRADVRLSRYVFGEGAPLPADGQAGEGGSAAPAPGGSAGAAATPDRNAGAGAPAAASASAARGRPQRRSDLSAALEALARAADERPSAFVVVSDGRLDRPGPDDTAAATRAALEGLDVPVHTVAVATESVRDAGVRAVRTSGAAVAHQPLSLRIDIGCSGGLACDAVPVVARELREQGAPTTLATGTAHVEGGVGTVELGVTLDRAGTRILEVSIKAPDGDELPENDVRYVTLDVARDRIRVLHVAGRPTYDVRALRMWLKADASVDVVAFFILRTPGDEVNASSDELALIPFPVDELFSVHLSSFDAVVLQDFDAAPYGLTKHLPALAQYVDKGGGLIMVGGPNAFVSGNYARTRLARVLPVDLDIGRAPKVDLGAFVPRITAAGRAAPVLAPLLALIGDEMPEMPGTNVVGDPLPGATVLMTHPTRTTASGAPMPVLSLGEHESGRTIALTLDGSHRLLFSAFASSSAGRAHGAFWDALLGWLMRDPRFEPAAIEPRGGCLAGEETALVLRPLAGQRGEARVTIARLGSGAVVKTLTAPIGEGGEPVELAAGRLEPGGYSATVEIVPEGAAGDGGDQKRATTRRDFACERGGDEWADPRPDVARLEAIARATGGASVLPSGAGSLSLPAATQVAAERHVAPLLPPWAWTLAAAAALGAHWIVRRRGGLT; translated from the coding sequence GTGACCCGGAGCTTCGCGCCCTCGGGCGACCTCTCGTCGCCGGTCGTCGCCGTCGCCTGCGTCGTCGCCGCCCTGAGCTTCGGCCTGCTCGTGCTCGAGCTCGTCCGCGCGCGCGGCCGCGCCGCCGGGGCGGTGGGCGCCCCGTCCGCGCGCGCGGCGCTCGGCACGGCGCTCACGGGCGCGCTCGCCGTGCTCGGCCTGCTCGCCGCCATCCTCCGTCCGGTCGCGGTCACGTCGCGCGGGAGCCTCGTCGGCCCCAAGGTCGTTGTGCTGGTCGACGGCTCCCGATCCATGGACCTGCCGGGCGTCGCGGGGACGCGCCGCGACAGCGCAGCGCGGGCGCTCGAGGAGCTCGGGAAGCGCGCCGACGTCCGGCTCTCCCGCTACGTGTTCGGCGAAGGCGCGCCGCTGCCGGCCGACGGGCAGGCAGGCGAGGGCGGCAGCGCCGCGCCGGCGCCGGGCGGGAGCGCTGGCGCCGCTGCGACCCCCGACAGGAACGCGGGCGCCGGGGCGCCGGCCGCTGCGTCCGCGTCGGCCGCGCGAGGCCGGCCGCAGCGCCGCTCGGACCTCAGCGCCGCGCTCGAGGCGCTCGCCCGCGCCGCCGACGAGCGGCCGTCGGCGTTCGTCGTCGTCTCCGATGGCCGGCTCGATCGCCCGGGTCCGGACGACACCGCCGCGGCGACGCGGGCCGCGCTGGAGGGGCTCGACGTCCCGGTCCACACGGTCGCGGTGGCGACCGAGTCCGTGCGCGACGCCGGCGTCCGCGCGGTCCGCACCTCCGGCGCCGCGGTCGCCCACCAGCCGCTCTCGCTCCGCATCGACATCGGCTGCAGCGGCGGCCTCGCGTGCGACGCGGTGCCTGTCGTGGCCCGCGAGCTGCGCGAGCAGGGCGCGCCCACGACCCTCGCCACGGGCACGGCGCACGTCGAGGGCGGCGTCGGCACGGTCGAGCTCGGCGTGACGCTCGACCGCGCCGGCACCCGCATCCTGGAGGTGTCGATCAAGGCGCCGGACGGCGACGAGCTCCCCGAGAACGACGTCCGGTACGTCACGCTGGACGTCGCGCGCGACCGCATCCGGGTGCTCCACGTGGCGGGCCGGCCGACGTACGACGTGCGCGCGCTCCGGATGTGGCTCAAGGCCGACGCCTCCGTCGACGTCGTGGCCTTCTTCATCCTGCGCACGCCCGGCGACGAGGTGAACGCGTCGTCGGACGAGCTCGCGCTGATCCCGTTCCCGGTCGACGAGCTCTTCAGCGTCCACCTCTCGAGCTTCGATGCGGTCGTCCTGCAGGACTTCGACGCCGCGCCGTACGGCCTGACCAAGCACCTCCCGGCGCTGGCCCAGTATGTCGACAAGGGCGGCGGGCTCATCATGGTGGGCGGCCCGAACGCCTTCGTGTCGGGCAACTATGCGCGCACGCGGCTCGCCCGCGTCCTGCCGGTGGATCTCGACATCGGCCGCGCGCCCAAGGTGGATCTCGGCGCCTTCGTGCCGCGCATCACCGCCGCGGGCCGCGCGGCGCCGGTGCTCGCGCCGCTGCTCGCGCTGATCGGCGACGAGATGCCGGAGATGCCGGGGACCAACGTCGTCGGCGATCCGCTCCCCGGGGCGACGGTGCTGATGACGCACCCGACCCGCACGACGGCGTCGGGCGCGCCGATGCCGGTGCTCTCGCTGGGCGAGCACGAGAGCGGCCGGACGATCGCGCTGACGCTCGACGGCAGCCACCGCCTGCTCTTCAGCGCGTTCGCCTCGAGCTCCGCGGGCCGCGCGCACGGCGCGTTCTGGGACGCCCTGCTCGGCTGGCTCATGCGCGATCCGCGCTTCGAGCCTGCCGCGATCGAGCCGCGCGGCGGCTGCCTCGCGGGCGAGGAGACGGCGCTCGTGCTGCGCCCCCTCGCCGGGCAGCGCGGCGAGGCCAGGGTGACCATCGCGCGCCTCGGCAGCGGCGCGGTCGTGAAGACGTTGACCGCGCCGATCGGCGAGGGCGGCGAGCCGGTCGAGCTCGCCGCCGGTCGCCTCGAGCCCGGGGGGTATTCGGCCACGGTGGAGATCGTCCCTGAAGGCGCCGCCGGCGACGGAGGCGACCAGAAGCGGGCGACGACGCGGCGCGACTTCGCGTGCGAGCGCGGCGGCGACGAGTGGGCCGATCCCCGCCCCGACGTCGCCCGCCTGGAGGCGATCGCCCGCGCGACGGGCGGCGCGTCGGTGCTCCCGTCCGGCGCCGGCTCGCTGTCGCTGCCTGCGGCGACCCAGGTGGCGGCCGAGCGCCACGTCGCGCCGCTCCTGCCCCCCTGGGCCTGGACGCTGGCGGCGGCCGCTGCGCTCGGCGCGCACTGGATCGTGCGCCGGCGCGGGGGCCTCACCTGA